A window of Polyodon spathula isolate WHYD16114869_AA chromosome 30, ASM1765450v1, whole genome shotgun sequence contains these coding sequences:
- the LOC121302737 gene encoding basic helix-loop-helix domain-containing protein USF3: MPEMTEMTENQTPLEKPHRKKNRESHNAVERHRKKKINSGINKIGELIPCSAALKQSKNMILEQAFKYIVELKKQNDELLLNRGDKEQAEEIKRLRKQQEDLRKENGHYIELLKANGINFQDDPTVHWRGNMKKAKVAMVIPTHQVQKGIIVFSNCNKVNPSCPEAVIQNVVVNAGPSLQEQTADPVTIQNMCNMTAPELCWKGTQLQDIAPTTCAKQQAQPSLPTTLSTTKNSIANYTSARTVQNTQSAPVSVSRNVLPDCFTTRTNVQNQTALSAASSKPQTANSAQTIPANVNTSNILHLQPLHLQQSKSNSVLQEPALQASLQAPPLRTLISEKLSTFNKSTSVANHSMPPTATAQVLTSINTFPCLDNTCSIPCSSSSISNDLNSVDTFTRIACGNTQTTWTTLQLAGNTVQPLNQMPSGIMPTSMNETVTNASLDSGILNGCNVVAPIGLKGTSLCPAGRQQAHSQIAAVSLPSLHSVPIQPVLAQPQIAIQPQPNVLPLLQAMQVIQMTNPAGAAVPQTGANPNVVILQPANTGPTPAVVREGIANQTPCQQIVIIQAANQNAVLHNQQTTVAPSAVPVANHVVTSSCPVQTPSLQTVGGKHLVHILPRPLAASDSQQQAQTISVNGQIFALQPVKPSRGVSSQNPMQIVQPTTCEDPTTNVALNTLGALSNLNQSISQMAGQSRVPLSVGQTSTQGASSASSQINIPISNISVVASSTSTPSNLSVCSISKSICSTSAVTMLKKPSTPAGSKPKRTSSKKLKPSKQRSSPLKASKPSWSQMANVDVQPQLPSKETQFVSEHLTAASESTANTPVTSSALLVVSSGLSQSALSNEYVAKEPVGTTASSCSAPAESVTVQQPGLITPALCVEETALPLPQTTFQDSQTTNVSSTNTSSSESLSCIMTNISELSAQISMSCLNTLPLQSIGCETQNNNLVSCSRSGTSTTSVSFPEPKIQRPESAISSSSSSISQARSIAPEPKQTTAQDDLNTSCSGSKEPPSSDLTDKEDHNQDILLVNKENAPQQQASVPDHEGAGNSLLSNRQSDSPMSTSSGSSRGFSVASMLPNANREDVPCVGTSGNMYNSFSFSEQADILALAATAIFDEESQNKKGVTSGSEVHLHGQVSINQQPPSVNKEKDSSQQPKKNQEVKESISKHTEVQPVKLPSQVQVSNERPKTVSSSSAGINLPVLISASHSSTSAGCLSVNNLIQQNTVSQTYVCSSNLNPPDHPQVSVNMPRSSSSSFTTQCSGPTQMLEYTHKNVAMRSQVVHDLHLKQNSEHHKDASKRSSQEDLLLPTNKRQKQCHSSSITRLEVKSALGRALENVPEHPQIMINQLPSSSTSSVISSNNNQGHDGLSTLFSTNSFMHSVLRQSEIQCVPQPAIQEKQQGQQSGQHLQQHPHHVASQAALHLHSNNPYLKQQQQQQQQQEQQLLGQIRERHHLYQLQHHLTQSESQPVSQQHHSIHQQRTMQQEVHMQKKRGLLRGAQVGPQMSLQQKQHHSGGGDQNIQQKGGPPHSHHQHLQQQIQQQQQQHFGGPHPEKGCENPSTSRSHHAGHPQGHLSQEILHQQHQQQQHQQQQQQEGSNSRQQGVQVDHGLGQNQMQMLITSRTLEQQMTSQPSIVSRPSDITCTPTRQERNRISNYSAEALIGKSTSTTEQRMGMSIQGPRVNQEQSDMRSYLDVSRSKGIVHNIQGRISVEHPVVSDVQRVSECPPFKTIGGNQHQIPNFEVQASRNSDMAAKVVPSHRGMQSQGFRIGQAPSIDRQQRGSYQPAQAGSGIPSRENENSCHQSFMQSLLAPHLGEPISANQRISDHQRNAQCCPPVSMEYNCPPVRESVHVRRESEAPNRESCNMPLGVISSRNNSVNISFSSSSAAGDIQNKNTSPIVAAQKPTSMRMNDSQGNKSHLNQQVTTNMHGTGVRPVLPHTVVSHGSSEQSRSTVRSLNTSASHRSRHPAQDAQSSKIRPSERTRSGNQRQGNTFDPNTHITLTSNSGMIRQQIAAERRGSIVRFMADSPQVSADNLATDQHALSQNFGFSFIPESGMNPPINSNASFIPPVTQPSATRTPAIIPVEPQNTLPSFYPSYSTPAHPSLSNDISIQYFSNQMFTSPSTEKANSGGLNNRFGSILSPPRPVGFAQPSFPLLPDMPPMAMANTSGITPHLSNFNLTSLFPEIATALPPDGSAMPMSPLLSLTNTTTSDTTKQPSNRPAHNISHILGHDGSSAV, from the exons agCAAGAACATGATTCTGGAGCAGGCTTTCAAATATATAGTAGAGTTGAAGAAACAAAACGATGAGCTGCTTCTGAACCGGGGCGACAAGGAGCAGG CTGAAGAGATTAAAAGACTCAGGAAACAACAAGAAGACCTGAGGAAGGAGAATGGCCACTACATTGAACTGTTGAAGGCTAATGGCATCAATTTCCAGGATGACCCCACTGTCCATTGGAGAGGAAACATGAAAAAAGCTAAAGTGGCAATGGTCATTCCTACCCACCAGGTTCAGAAGGGAATCATTGTTTTCTCAAACTGCAACAAGGTCAATCCCAGTTGTCCAGAAGCTGTAATCCAGAATGTGGTGGTGAATGCTGGGCCGAGTTTACAGGAGCAGACTGCTGATCCTGTGACTATACAGAATATGTGTAATATGACTGCCCCTGAACTCTGCTGGAAAGGGACCCAGCTGCAGGACATTGCACCTACAACATGTGCAAAACAGCAGGCTCAGCCAAGCCTTCCCACCACACTTTCTACGACTAAAAACAGCATTGCCAACTATACATCTGCCAGAACGGTGCAGAACACACAAAGTGCGCCTGTTTCCGTTTCCCGGAATGTCCTTCCTGACTGTTTCACAACTAGAACTAATGtgcaaaatcaaacagcactTTCAGCTGCCAGCAGCAAACCACAGACTGCAAACTCAGCACAGACCATTCCAGCAAATGTTAACACCTCAAATATTTTACATCTGCAGCCATTGCATTTACAGCAGAGTAAATCTAATTCAGTTCTACAGGAGCCAGCGTTGCAGGCTTCATTACAAGCCCCTCCCCTGAGAACCTTGATTTCTGAAAAGCTTTCCACCTTCAATAAGAGCACATCTGTAGCAAATCATAGCATGCCACCAACAGCCACAGCTCAAGTTTTGACTTCTATCAATACTTTCCCATGTTTAGATAATACCTGCTCTATCCCATGTTCTTCTTCCAGTATCAgcaatgatttaaacagtgtcGACACTTTTACCAGGATAGCTTGTGGTAACACCCAGACCACATGGACTACACTACAGCTTGCTGGAAACACAGTGCAGCCTTTGAACCAAATGCCTTCTGGTATTATGCCCACTTCGATGAATGAAACAGTCACAAATGCATCATTAGACAGCGGGATTCTTAATGGGTGCAACGTAGTCGCTCCAATTGGCTTGAAAGGGACTTCTCTGTGCCCTGCAGGTAGGCAGCAAGCACATTCACAAATAGCTGCGGTTTCCTTGCCCTCTCTTCACTCTGTTCCTATACAGCCCGTGTTAGCACAGCCCCAGATTGCTATTCAGCCACAACCTAATGTCCTCCCATTGCTACAAGCGATGCAGGTTATCCAGATGACTAATCCTGCTGGTGCAGCCGTCCCTCAAACTGGTGCTAATCCAAACGTTGTCATCCTACAACCAGCCAATACTGGCCCAACACCAGCTGTGGTTAGGGAGGGCATAGCCAATCAAACTCCATGTCAGCAAATAGTAATCATTCaagcagccaatcagaatgccGTACTTCATAATCAACAAACAACTGTTGCACCATCTGCTGTCCCAGTAGCCAATCATGTTGTTACTTCCAGTTGCCCAGTTCAGACCCCAAGTCTCCAAACTGTGGGTGGCAAACACCTTGTGCATATTCTCCCTAGACCACTTGCTGCCTCTGACAGTCAACAGCAAGCTCAGACCATTTCAGTGAATGGTCAGATATTTGCGTTGCAGCCAGTAAAGCCTTCCCGTGGAGTGTCCAGCCAGAACCCCATGCAAATTGTTCAGCCCACAACCTGTGAAGACCCAACAACAAATGTAGCCCTTAACACTTTAGGCGCTCTCTCTAACTTGAATCAGAGTATCTCGCAGATGGCTGGCCAGAGCCGTGTGCCACTCTCTGTGGGTCAGACTTCTACCCAAGGAGCATCATCTGCTAGCAGCCAGATAAACATCCCCATATCCAACATCAGTGTTGTAGCCTCCAGTACAAGCACACCCAGCAACTTATCTGTCTGCTCGATATCAAAAAGCATCTGCAGCACAAGTGCAGTGACAATGTTAAAGAAACCCAGCACACCTGCAGGTTCCAAACCTAAAAGGACTTCTTCAAAGAAACTGAAACCCTCCAAACAACGGTCTTCACCTCTAAAGGCATCTAAACCTTCATGGAGCCAGATGGCAAATGTTGATGTGcaaccacaacttccaagtaaggAGACTCAGTTTGTATCGGAGCACCTAACAGCTGCATCAGAGTCAACTGCCAATACACCGGTAACATCCTCTGCTCTGCTTGTAGTGTCTTCTGGATTGTCCCAGTCTGCTCTTAGTAATGAATATGTTGCAAAGGAGCCAGTCGGAACTACTGCATCATCCTGTTCTGCGCCTGCTGAATCCGTCACAGTGCAACAGCCAGGCTTAATTACCCCAGCGTTGTGTGTGGAAGAAACAGCACTGCCCCTGCCACAAACAACCTTTCAAGACAGCCAGACAACAAATGTGTCCTCCACCAACACTTCCTCGTCTGAATCTTTGTCATGCATAATGACCAACATTTCTGAACTGTCTGCTCAGATCTCAATGTCTTGCCTTAATACTCTTCCGCTACAATCCATAGGATGTGAAACCCAAAATAATAACTTAGTTTCCTGCAGCAGATCTGGAACTTCTACAACATCTGTCAGTTTTCCAGAGCCTAAGATTCAAAGACCAGAGTCTgctatatcatcatcatcatcttccaTATCCCAGGCCAGATCCATTGCACCAGAACCTAAACAGACAACAGCTCAAGATGATTTAAACACTAGCTGCTCTGGCTCGAAGGAGCCACCGTCTAGTGACTTAACTGATAAAGAAGATCATAACCAAGATATTTTGTTGGTCAACAAGGAAAATGCCCCACAACAGCAGGCTAGTGTACCAGATCATGAGGGTGCAGGCAATTCTTTGCTTTCCAATAGGCAGTCAGACTCTCCAATGTCCACCAGCTCTGGCAGCAGCCGGGGATTCTCTGTGGCATCCATGCTCCCCAATGCCAATCGAGAAGATGTCCCTTGCGTTGGTACGTCGGGAAACATGTACAACAGTTTCAGTTTCTCAGAACAAGCGGATATCTTGGCTCTTGCAGCCACAGCCATTTTTGACGAAGAAAGCCAAAACAAGAAAGGTGTAACCAGTGGCTCTGAAGTTCACTTACATGGACAAGTTTCTATAAACCAGCAGCCTCCATCCGTCAACAAAGAGAAAGATAGCAGCCAACAGCCTAAAAAAAATCAGGAGGTAAAGGAAAGTATTTCGAAACACACAGAAGTTCAACCAGTAAAGTTACCCTCCCAGGTTCAGGTAAGCAATGAAAGACCAAAAACGGTTAGCAGCAGTTCTGCTGGTATAAATCTACCCGTGTTAATTTCAGCCTCCCATTCATCAACCTCAGCAGGCTGTCTGAGTGTTAATAACTTAATACAGCAGAACACTGTTAGCCAAACTTACGTCTGTTCTTCTAACCTGAATCCTCCAGACCACCCTCAAGTTTCAGTGAACATGCCAAGGTCATCTTCCAGTTCTTTCACGACTCAGTGTAGTGGACCAACACAAATGTTGGAATACACTCACAAGAATGTTGCCATGAGAAGCCAGGTTGTTCACGATTTACACTTGAAGCAGAACAGCGAACATCACAAGGATGCTTCCAAGCGTTCTTCTCAAGAGGACCTCCTCCTTCCAACAAACAAGCGACAGAAGCAGTGCCACAGCTCCAGTATAACAAGGCTTGAGGTCAAGTCTGCATTGGGCAGAGCCCTGGAGAATGTGCCGGAACATCCTCAAATTATGATTAACCAACTTCCTTCTAGTTCCACAAGCTCGGTCATCTCAAGTAACAACAACCAGGGTCATGATGGTCTCAGCACCTTGTTTTCAACAAACAGTTTCATGCATTCAGTTCTGAGGCAATCCGAGATACAATGTGTGCCCCAGCCTGCAATTCAGGAGAAACAACAAGGTCAGCAAAGTGGACAGCATTTACAGCAGCATCCCCACCATGTTGCTTCCCAAGCAGCGCTTCACCTTCACAGCAACAATCCGTAtctcaaacagcagcagcagcagcaacaacagcaagaACAGCAGCTTCTGGGACAAATAAGAGAAAGGCATCATTTATATCAACTACAGCACCACCTTACTCAATCGGAGAGTCAGCCAGTCTCCCAACAGCACCATagcatccaccagcagaggactATGCAGCAAGAAGTCCACATGCAGAAGAAGAGAGGTCTTCTACGAGGAGCACAGGTTGGACCCCAGATGTCTTTACAGCAGAAGCAGCACCACAGTGGTGGTGGGGATCAGAATATACAGCAGAAAGGTGGACCGCCACATTCTCATCACCAGCACCTTCAACAGCAgatacaacagcagcagcaacagcatttTGGAGGGCCACACCCAGAGAAAGGGTGTGAGAACCCATCCACAAGCAGGAGTCACCATGCCGGTCATCCCCAAGGCCATCTCAGTCAAGAAATCCTGCATCAGCagcatcaacagcagcagcatcaacaacaacaacagcaagagGGTAGCAACAGTCGGCAACAAGGAGTTCAGGTTGATCATGGTTTAGGGCAAAATCAAATGCAGATGCTGATAACTTCCAGGACTTTAGAGCAACAGATGACTTCACAGCCAAGCATTGTATCCCGACCTTCGGATATAACATGTACTCCAACCAGGCAGGAAAGGAACAGGATTTCTAATTATTCTGCTGAAGCGCTCATTGGGAAATCCACTTCCACTACAGAGCAAAGAATGGGTATGTCCATCCAAGGTCCTCGAGTGAATCAGGAGCAGTCTGATATGAGGTCGTACCTTGATGTTTCAAGGAGCAAAGGTATAGTGCACAACATACAAGGCAGGATCTCGGTAGAACACCCTGTAGTTTCTGATGTTCAGCGAGTTTCAGAGTGTCCCCCGTTTAAGACAATTGGGGGTAACCAGCATCAGATACCCAACTTTGAAGTGCAGGCTTCCCGAAACAGCGACATGGCAGCTAAAGTGGTGCCATCACATAGAGGAATGCAGTCGCAAGGTTTTAGAATAGGACAAGCCCCATCCATTGACAGGCAACAAAGAGGATCTTACCAGCCAGCTCAAGCAGGGAGTGGTATTCCATCTAGAGAGAATGAGAACTCCTGCCATCAAAGCTTCATGCAGAGCCTGCTGGCTCCTCACCTTGGGGAACCAATCAGTGCGAACCAGAGGATTTCTGATCACCAGAGGAATGCTCAGTGCTGTCCACCGGTCAGTATGGAATATAATTGTCCTCCAGTCAGGGAGAGTGTCCACGTAAGGAGAGAGAGTGAGGCTCCGAACCGGGAAAGCTGCAACATGCCCTTAGGCGTGATTAGCTCCAGAAACAACTCTGTAAATATTTCCTTCTCCAGCTCCTCTGCAGCCGGGGACATCCAGAACAAAAACACGAGTCCTATTGTTGCTGCACAAAAGCCCACCTCTATGAGGATGAATGATAGTCAAGGGAACAAGAGTCACTTGAATCAACAGGTTACCACCAACATGCATGGGACTGGTGTCAGGCCAGTCCTTCCTCATACTGTGGTCTCTCATGGCAGCTCTGAGCAAAGCCGTTCCACAGTTCGCTCTCTAAACACATCTGCAAGCCACCGCTCTAGGCACCCAGCACAGGACGCCCAGAGCTCGAAAATACGTCCCTCTGAAAGAACTAGGTCTGGAAACCAAAGGCAAGGCAACACCTTTGACCCAAACACCCATATTACTCTAACCTCAAACAGTGGTATGATTCGCCAGCAGATTGCTGCTGAGAGACGTGGAAGCATTGTGCGCTTTATGGCCGACAGTCCACAAGTCTCAGCTGACAACCTAGCCACAGACCAGCATGCCTTATCACAGAACTTTGGCTTCTCATTTATTCCTGAAAGTGGCATGAATCCTCCCATAAATTCTAATGCTTCCTTTATCCCTCCAGTTACCCAACCCAGTGCTACACGAACACCAGCTATCATACCAGTGGAGCCACAGAATACCCTGCCCTCTTTCTACCCTTCATACTCTACTCCTGCTCACCCAAGCCTGTCTAACGATATCTCCATACAGTATTTCTCCAATCAGATGTTCACCAGCCCCAGCACAGAGAAGGCTAACAGTGGGGGTCTGAACAACCGCTTTGGTTCCATTCTGTCTCCTCCCCGGCCAGTAGGTTTTGCACAGCCAAGCTTTCCTCTGCTTCCAGACATGCCCCCGATGGCGATGGCCAACACCTCGGGCATCACTCCCCACCTATCCAACTTTAACCTAACCTCTTTGTTTCCCGAAATCGCTACTGCACTGCCTCCTGACGGCTCAGCCATGCCCATGTCTCCCCTGCTCTCCTTGACTAACACTACCACCTCTGACACCACCAAGCAGCCTTCCAACAGACCAGCGCACAACATAAGCCATATTCTAGGACATGATGGTAGTTCAGCTGTCTGA